One stretch of Musicola paradisiaca NCPPB 2511 DNA includes these proteins:
- the rffC gene encoding dTDP-4-amino-4,6-dideoxy-D-galactose acyltransferase gives MTLCAVIEPLVWESEFFQRSCGRLGFGQDAPPLTAAALDRFALCQAKIAASELVRADALATWGFRLAEGEASFCMSVVPAARAQFAVGVRQAEIGDIPVLRAAAAQSFVWSRFRPPWYREDDCGRFYARWVEKAVDGEFDDACLVTVAPGGALTGFVTLRQQSPQLARIGLLSVLPGMQGQGIGRQLMQVSRVWCQQRRIRRLAVATQTSNLPAMRLYLGSGARLESTAYWLYRSAHDPI, from the coding sequence ATGACGCTATGCGCCGTGATCGAACCTTTAGTTTGGGAGAGCGAGTTTTTTCAGCGTTCCTGCGGCCGGCTGGGTTTTGGCCAAGATGCGCCGCCGTTGACTGCCGCGGCGCTGGATCGGTTTGCGCTCTGTCAGGCTAAAATCGCCGCCAGCGAGCTGGTGCGGGCGGATGCGCTCGCTACGTGGGGATTCCGGCTGGCGGAGGGCGAAGCGAGTTTCTGTATGTCGGTGGTGCCCGCCGCCAGGGCGCAGTTCGCCGTCGGCGTGCGGCAGGCTGAGATTGGCGATATCCCGGTGTTGCGTGCGGCGGCAGCCCAGTCGTTTGTCTGGAGCCGTTTCCGGCCGCCCTGGTATCGGGAGGACGATTGCGGTCGTTTTTATGCCCGCTGGGTGGAGAAAGCGGTGGACGGAGAATTTGACGATGCCTGTCTGGTGACAGTGGCGCCAGGTGGCGCATTGACGGGGTTTGTGACGTTACGCCAACAGTCCCCACAGTTGGCGCGCATCGGGTTGCTGTCCGTGTTGCCTGGGATGCAAGGGCAAGGTATCGGACGGCAATTGATGCAGGTGTCGCGCGTCTGGTGCCAGCAGCGCCGGATCCGTCGTCTGGCGGTGGCGACTCAGACCAGCAACCTGCCCGCCATGCGACTGTATCTGGGGAGCGGCGCGCGTCTTGAGAGTACCGCCTACTGGCTTTATCGGAGCGCCCATGATCCCATTTAA
- the rffA gene encoding dTDP-4-amino-4,6-dideoxygalactose transaminase, which yields MIPFNAPAVVGSELAYIQTAMQSGRLSGDGDFSRRCQQWLEQYSGSQRVLMTPSCTASLEMAAILLDIGPDDEVIMPSYTFVSTANAFVLRGARIRFVDIRPDTLNIDARAIEAAITAKTRAIVVVHYAGVSCEMEAIMALAQRYGLFVVEDAAQGIMSRYQGRPLGAIGHIGCFSFHETKNVTAGGEGGATLINAPELVERAEVIREKGTDRSRFFRGLTDKYTWRDIGSSYLMAEVQAAYLWGQLEAISRIHQRRCQLWQRYAAAFRALADAGRLTLPHVPADCEHNGHLFFLRLQDRAERTAFIRHMSERDILTVFHYLPLHTSPAGRQFGRFIGDDGCTLRESDRLVRLPLFYNLSDAEQRTVIDAALAFF from the coding sequence ATGATCCCATTTAACGCCCCCGCAGTGGTCGGCTCTGAACTGGCGTACATCCAGACTGCGATGCAAAGCGGCAGGTTGAGTGGCGACGGTGACTTTAGCCGACGCTGTCAGCAGTGGCTGGAACAGTATAGCGGTAGCCAACGAGTGTTAATGACGCCCTCCTGTACCGCCTCGCTGGAGATGGCGGCCATTTTGCTGGATATCGGTCCCGATGATGAAGTGATCATGCCCAGCTATACCTTTGTCTCCACCGCGAATGCGTTCGTGTTGCGTGGCGCCCGTATCCGGTTTGTGGATATTCGGCCGGATACGCTGAATATCGACGCGCGCGCCATCGAGGCGGCGATAACGGCGAAAACCCGGGCGATTGTGGTGGTGCATTACGCCGGCGTCAGTTGCGAAATGGAGGCGATTATGGCGTTGGCGCAGCGTTACGGCCTGTTTGTGGTGGAGGACGCGGCGCAGGGCATCATGTCGCGCTACCAGGGGCGACCGTTGGGGGCGATCGGTCATATCGGCTGCTTTAGTTTTCACGAAACTAAAAATGTCACCGCGGGCGGTGAAGGGGGCGCGACGTTGATTAATGCCCCCGAGCTGGTCGAACGCGCAGAGGTTATTCGTGAAAAAGGCACCGACCGCAGCCGCTTTTTCCGTGGTCTGACGGATAAGTACACTTGGCGCGATATCGGTTCCAGCTATCTGATGGCGGAAGTACAGGCGGCCTATCTATGGGGGCAATTGGAGGCGATATCGCGTATTCACCAGCGGCGTTGCCAGCTGTGGCAACGCTATGCAGCGGCCTTCCGTGCGCTGGCGGATGCCGGGCGTTTAACGTTGCCGCATGTCCCTGCGGACTGCGAACATAATGGGCACCTGTTTTTTCTGCGTTTACAGGATCGCGCCGAACGTACTGCATTTATCCGTCATATGTCGGAACGCGATATTTTAACGGTATTTCACTATCTCCCGCTGCATACCAGCCCGGCCGGGCGCCAGTTTGGGCGCTTTATCGGCGATGACGGTTGTACGCTCAGGGAGAGCGACCGATTGGTGCGCCTGCCGCTGTTTTATAATCTGTCGGATGCGGAACAACGTACCGTGATCGACGCGGCGCTGGCGTTTTTCTGA
- the wzxE gene encoding lipid III flippase WzxE produces the protein MSSLARASVWTAGSVLVKVGAGLVVIKLLALSFGPEGVGLAGNYRQLITVLGALAGAGISNGVTRMIAAAPTTADAPSASLGTAVTITLGWSLALALLLWWGAVPLSRLLFGIEDYDRVIRVLALLQVGMAVASLLQAILKGFRDARACALTVVIGSVSGMMAFVLCVWLTGYAGALVGLALAPTLLVFPACWLLHRRTPLRWRTFAPRWDRRQARLLGTFTLMTLITAVTLPVSYVLMRNLLAAQDGWDAVGIWQGMMTISDAWLQFITASLSVWLLPTLSRLTEKTAVRDEILRTLRFVLPWLSFGAVALWLSRDIGIGLLFSPKFTPMRSLFGWQLAGDVLKVGAYVFGYLVVARASLRFYVLAETCQCALLLAFAYWLIPLHGAIGAAQAYLAAYLIYFLLCSGVFTLYCRRA, from the coding sequence ATGTCTTCGCTGGCGCGCGCATCGGTATGGACAGCCGGCTCTGTGTTGGTCAAGGTTGGCGCCGGGTTGGTGGTGATTAAGCTGCTGGCGTTGTCTTTTGGGCCGGAGGGGGTGGGGCTGGCGGGGAACTATCGCCAGTTGATCACCGTACTTGGCGCGCTGGCGGGCGCCGGTATTTCCAATGGCGTCACTCGGATGATCGCCGCTGCGCCGACGACGGCCGATGCGCCTTCGGCGTCGTTGGGGACGGCCGTGACCATAACGCTGGGTTGGTCTCTGGCGCTGGCTCTGCTGTTGTGGTGGGGGGCCGTTCCGTTATCCCGTCTGTTGTTTGGCATTGAGGATTATGATCGGGTTATCCGGGTGCTGGCGTTGTTGCAAGTCGGCATGGCCGTCGCCAGCCTGTTGCAGGCGATTCTGAAAGGCTTCCGGGATGCCCGTGCTTGTGCGTTGACCGTGGTGATCGGCAGTGTGTCCGGCATGATGGCTTTTGTCCTGTGTGTGTGGCTAACAGGGTATGCCGGCGCGCTGGTGGGGTTGGCGTTGGCCCCGACGTTGCTGGTGTTTCCCGCCTGCTGGTTGTTGCATCGTCGCACGCCGTTGCGCTGGCGAACATTTGCGCCGCGTTGGGATCGGCGGCAGGCGAGGTTATTGGGCACATTTACGCTAATGACGCTGATCACCGCCGTAACCTTGCCGGTGTCCTATGTGTTGATGCGTAATCTGCTGGCGGCTCAGGATGGCTGGGATGCCGTGGGCATATGGCAGGGCATGATGACCATTTCGGACGCCTGGCTGCAATTCATCACCGCGTCGTTAAGCGTTTGGTTATTGCCGACGTTGTCGCGCCTGACGGAGAAAACGGCGGTACGGGATGAAATTTTGCGGACGCTGCGTTTCGTCTTGCCGTGGCTGTCGTTTGGGGCCGTCGCATTGTGGCTATCGCGAGATATCGGGATTGGGCTGCTGTTTTCGCCGAAGTTCACGCCGATGCGATCGCTGTTCGGTTGGCAATTGGCCGGGGATGTATTGAAAGTCGGCGCCTATGTGTTCGGTTATCTGGTCGTGGCTCGCGCATCGCTACGTTTTTATGTGCTGGCGGAGACCTGCCAGTGTGCGCTGCTGCTTGCTTTCGCCTATTGGCTGATCCCGCTGCATGGCGCGATAGGCGCGGCCCAGGCGTATCTGGCGGCCTATCTGATCTACTTTTTACTCTGTTCGGGTGTCTTCACTCTTTATTGCAGGCGGGCATGA